The Opitutales bacterium ASA1 genome window below encodes:
- the tnpB_2 gene encoding IS66 family insertion sequence element accessory protein TnpB has protein sequence MLSLPSALRIHLAVEPVDMRKQFDSLWALATQRLREDPREGALFVFGNKKRDRVKLLYWDGTGAWVFAKRLEKGRFSWPSGSDVVKVTLAPEALTMLLAGIELKDGCRKAWYER, from the coding sequence ATGTTGAGTCTGCCCTCGGCGTTGCGTATCCACCTGGCGGTGGAGCCGGTGGACATGCGCAAGCAGTTCGACAGCCTGTGGGCGCTGGCGACGCAGCGTCTGCGGGAGGATCCGCGCGAAGGCGCGCTGTTCGTCTTCGGCAACAAGAAGCGCGATCGCGTGAAGCTGTTGTATTGGGACGGGACCGGGGCGTGGGTTTTCGCGAAGCGCCTGGAGAAGGGGCGATTCAGCTGGCCGTCGGGCAGCGACGTGGTGAAGGTGACGCTCGCACCCGAGGCGCTGACGATGCTGCTGGCGGGCATCGAGCTCAAAGACGGCTGCCGCAAGGCGTGGTACGAGCGATAA